One region of Metallosphaera sedula DSM 5348 genomic DNA includes:
- the acnA gene encoding aconitate hydratase AcnA — MKIEKSKIGNAYYYPLSQLKEMGFNVEKYPYSIKILIENVLRNLDGEKITEEDLEVIAGWKTGKDFAFSPTRVIMQDYTGVPLLVDLAAMRSELQRRGKDPSRVNPRLPSDLVIDHSVQVDYFGTEYSLSLNMKTEFERNKERYKFLKWAQGAFSNLRIVPPGNGIIHQVNLEFLSKVVDLREHNGVLTAFPEIVIGTDSHTTMADGIGVLAWGVGGLEAEAVMLGEPYYMTVPEVVGVRLTGEVREGVTPTDVVLYITETLRRKGVVGKFVEFFGPALSHLSVPDRATIGNMAPEYGATVGYFPIDEATLNYLRATDRDAEIVGEYAKAQGIFYGIEPNYSEMVNINLSDVEPSLAGPRNPDERVPLKKMAEIKTGNKRGKKIADGSVVLASITSCTNTSNPTVMLGAGILARKAVAMGLRSMNYVKTSMAPGSPIVVKYLNEAGLTPYLEALGFHVVGFGCTTCIGNAGPLPSDVEEDLKQGIEGYAVISGNRNFEGRINPLLKGTYLASPILVVAYALAGRININFETEPVGVDPNGRPVFLRDIWPTMKEISSYITLALNPKFYSEQKGRIFEGDENWKLLPVEGGLTFAWDPKSTYIVEPPWFKESSEFKEIRNARILMVLGDKVTTDHISPAGPIAKDSDAAKYLEERGTKELNTYGARRGNHEVMLRGGFANPKVKNLLVNKEGGFTVHYPDGTVDTVYRVAMRYKSEGVPLVIFAGKQYGTGSSRDWAAKVTALLGVKAVIAESFERIHRSNLVAMGVIPIEADWKSLNLKGNEVVDVELDEMKPRTTVTIKIRGESERTIKGIARIDTRTELEYVKHGNILNYVFKRLVQD; from the coding sequence ATGAAAATCGAGAAATCTAAGATAGGAAACGCTTACTACTACCCTCTATCTCAGCTCAAGGAGATGGGGTTTAACGTTGAAAAATATCCTTACTCTATTAAGATCCTGATAGAGAACGTACTCAGAAACCTTGACGGCGAGAAAATCACAGAGGAGGACCTTGAAGTTATAGCTGGATGGAAAACTGGTAAGGACTTCGCGTTTTCTCCCACTAGGGTCATAATGCAGGACTATACAGGAGTTCCTCTTCTGGTGGATCTCGCGGCAATGAGGTCAGAGCTACAGAGAAGAGGCAAGGATCCATCTCGCGTTAATCCAAGGTTACCCTCGGATTTAGTTATAGACCATTCCGTGCAGGTAGACTACTTCGGGACGGAGTACTCCCTGTCCCTTAACATGAAGACAGAATTTGAGAGAAACAAGGAGAGATATAAATTCCTGAAGTGGGCCCAGGGAGCTTTCAGCAACCTTAGGATAGTCCCTCCAGGAAATGGAATAATCCACCAGGTAAACCTGGAGTTCCTAAGTAAGGTTGTAGACCTTAGGGAACATAACGGTGTTCTCACTGCGTTCCCAGAGATAGTGATTGGGACGGACTCCCATACAACCATGGCAGACGGTATTGGGGTTCTAGCCTGGGGGGTTGGAGGGCTTGAGGCAGAGGCTGTCATGCTCGGGGAACCATACTACATGACAGTACCTGAGGTAGTTGGTGTTAGGCTCACCGGAGAAGTGAGGGAAGGGGTAACTCCCACAGACGTAGTCCTATACATAACAGAAACGCTCAGGCGTAAGGGGGTAGTTGGGAAGTTTGTAGAGTTCTTCGGTCCTGCCCTATCCCACTTATCTGTGCCCGACAGGGCCACCATCGGAAACATGGCTCCTGAGTACGGCGCCACCGTTGGTTACTTCCCCATAGACGAGGCGACCTTAAACTACCTGAGGGCCACGGACAGGGACGCTGAAATCGTGGGAGAATATGCTAAGGCACAAGGCATCTTCTACGGGATTGAGCCTAACTATAGTGAGATGGTTAACATTAACCTCTCTGATGTGGAGCCATCCCTAGCAGGACCCAGAAACCCCGACGAAAGGGTACCCCTCAAGAAGATGGCCGAGATTAAAACCGGTAACAAGAGAGGGAAAAAGATTGCTGACGGTAGCGTAGTGTTGGCCTCAATCACGAGTTGTACCAACACGTCAAATCCCACAGTGATGTTGGGTGCAGGGATACTCGCGAGGAAGGCCGTTGCCATGGGCCTTAGGTCCATGAACTACGTCAAGACCAGTATGGCGCCTGGATCCCCCATTGTGGTGAAGTACTTGAACGAGGCTGGTCTAACTCCATATCTGGAGGCCTTAGGTTTTCACGTGGTGGGATTTGGGTGCACCACCTGCATCGGTAACGCCGGGCCCCTACCCAGCGACGTCGAGGAGGACCTAAAACAGGGGATTGAGGGATATGCAGTTATAAGCGGAAACAGGAATTTCGAGGGCAGAATAAATCCCCTACTGAAGGGAACTTATCTGGCTTCCCCGATCCTGGTGGTAGCCTATGCCCTCGCAGGAAGAATAAACATTAACTTCGAGACCGAGCCTGTGGGCGTGGACCCCAACGGGAGGCCGGTTTTCCTAAGGGACATCTGGCCCACAATGAAGGAGATCTCCTCTTACATTACACTGGCCTTAAACCCAAAGTTCTACAGTGAGCAAAAGGGGAGAATATTCGAGGGAGATGAGAACTGGAAATTATTACCTGTTGAGGGTGGTTTAACCTTTGCTTGGGATCCCAAGTCAACGTATATAGTTGAGCCTCCCTGGTTCAAGGAGAGCTCTGAATTCAAGGAGATAAGGAACGCAAGGATACTAATGGTTCTGGGAGATAAGGTGACCACGGATCATATATCCCCAGCTGGTCCCATTGCCAAGGATTCAGACGCAGCGAAATACCTTGAGGAGAGGGGAACAAAGGAACTTAACACATATGGTGCCAGGAGAGGAAACCACGAGGTTATGTTGAGGGGTGGATTCGCGAATCCTAAGGTCAAGAACCTTCTTGTAAACAAGGAGGGAGGGTTTACAGTGCATTACCCAGACGGTACTGTGGACACGGTTTACAGGGTTGCGATGAGGTACAAGAGCGAGGGAGTACCTCTGGTAATATTTGCCGGGAAGCAGTACGGGACAGGTAGTTCTAGGGATTGGGCGGCTAAGGTGACTGCACTCCTTGGAGTGAAGGCAGTGATCGCGGAAAGTTTCGAAAGGATACACAGAAGTAATCTAGTGGCCATGGGTGTCATACCGATTGAGGCGGATTGGAAGTCCCTCAACCTTAAGGGGAACGAGGTTGTTGATGTGGAACTGGATGAAATGAAACCGAGAACCACAGTGACCATAAAGATTAGAGGAGAGTCAGAGAGAACAATAAAGGGAATAGCTAGAATTGATACAAGGACGGAGCTGGAATATGTAAAGCATGGGAATATACTCAACTACGTCTTCAAGAGACTTGTGCAGGACTAG
- a CDS encoding CBS domain-containing protein, whose protein sequence is MKRVKDIMSSPVFQVEANTTLQETCKLMLEKGVGSVIVTDNGEPKGIFTDRDAVRAIANGASAMDELRTVATMHDLVTVNEEVDIIQAAKLMAEKKIRHLPVTNSNGEIVGMISVTDLSAELKEMQAQ, encoded by the coding sequence ATGAAGAGAGTTAAGGACATAATGAGCTCTCCAGTGTTTCAGGTTGAGGCAAATACAACGCTTCAGGAGACCTGTAAACTAATGCTGGAGAAAGGAGTAGGCTCCGTGATCGTGACAGATAACGGCGAACCAAAGGGAATATTCACAGATAGGGATGCAGTAAGGGCGATAGCCAATGGTGCCTCCGCGATGGATGAATTGAGGACCGTGGCAACAATGCATGACCTTGTTACGGTGAACGAGGAAGTTGACATTATACAGGCTGCGAAGCTGATGGCTGAAAAGAAAATCAGACATTTGCCAGTTACCAACAGTAACGGTGAGATTGTCGGCATGATTTCGGTTACTGACCTTTCGGCAGAATTAAAGGAAATGCAAGCGCAATAG
- a CDS encoding class II fumarate hydratase, with amino-acid sequence MKYTESAPKLFMNTGTKFHRSLIFAMGVVKYSCARANATLGILDQQIGKAIEQASMELMEGKLDDKIVLDVFQTGSGTGLNMNVNEVLAERSSQISGLKVHPNDHVNMSQSSNDTVPTAIRIGAVKQVQDKLIPALEGIISSLRETGDKYSSVIKSGRTHLRDAMPVTLGQELHAYADALSHDLNMLKTVLEYVKEIPLGGTAVGTGVNSHPKFRETVITVINQVTGLGFTLANPFRGLRFLTDLLTLSGIMRTIAVELYRMAQDFRLMFSGPMTAIGEIDLPTQEEIAGSSIMPGKTNPVTAEASMLIAAQVVGLDQANQFASNLGEFELAMGVPLIGQNVVTQVDLLSEGLNKFSSLLVKGMVPNQEKMKRYAESSPALVTVISPIVGYDKASQIGKMLNRGMSIREALKELGFSDKQIDDILDLSKLIKPGIQTK; translated from the coding sequence ATGAAATACACAGAAAGTGCTCCCAAACTTTTCATGAACACAGGAACAAAGTTTCACAGATCTCTAATTTTTGCTATGGGCGTTGTAAAGTATTCGTGTGCCAGGGCTAACGCGACCTTGGGAATTCTGGATCAGCAGATAGGAAAGGCCATTGAACAGGCATCCATGGAACTCATGGAGGGTAAACTCGATGATAAGATTGTTCTTGACGTATTTCAGACTGGTTCTGGAACAGGACTTAACATGAACGTTAACGAGGTCCTAGCCGAGAGGTCTTCTCAAATTTCGGGCCTCAAGGTCCATCCCAACGACCACGTAAACATGAGTCAATCCTCCAACGATACGGTCCCCACGGCTATCAGGATCGGCGCAGTGAAGCAAGTTCAGGACAAGTTAATTCCAGCCCTAGAGGGAATAATCAGCTCTCTAAGAGAGACTGGAGATAAGTACTCATCTGTGATAAAGTCAGGTAGGACACATTTAAGGGATGCGATGCCCGTCACCCTTGGCCAAGAACTTCATGCCTATGCCGATGCCCTATCTCACGATCTTAACATGCTTAAAACTGTTCTTGAGTACGTTAAGGAGATTCCCCTTGGAGGGACTGCGGTAGGCACCGGTGTAAACTCCCATCCCAAGTTCAGGGAAACAGTTATCACGGTTATCAATCAGGTTACAGGGCTAGGATTCACCTTGGCCAACCCATTCAGGGGCCTAAGATTTCTCACAGACCTCCTAACCCTAAGCGGGATCATGAGAACAATCGCTGTAGAACTTTACAGGATGGCCCAGGACTTTAGGTTAATGTTCTCAGGACCCATGACGGCCATAGGCGAGATAGACCTTCCCACACAGGAGGAAATTGCTGGGAGTAGCATTATGCCGGGTAAGACAAATCCGGTTACTGCAGAGGCCTCAATGTTAATCGCTGCCCAGGTGGTGGGCCTAGATCAAGCCAACCAGTTTGCGTCTAACCTTGGGGAGTTCGAGCTAGCAATGGGAGTTCCCTTGATAGGCCAAAACGTCGTGACCCAAGTTGATCTCCTTTCCGAAGGTCTAAACAAGTTCTCCTCCCTGTTAGTAAAGGGCATGGTTCCCAATCAGGAAAAGATGAAGAGATACGCTGAGAGTAGCCCGGCTCTAGTTACTGTGATCTCCCCTATTGTGGGATATGATAAGGCGTCTCAAATAGGGAAAATGCTAAATCGTGGGATGTCGATCAGGGAGGCCCTAAAGGAACTAGGATTTAGTGATAAACAAATAGATGATATTCTGGATCTTAGTAAACTTATCAAGCCTGGGATACAAACTAAGTAG
- a CDS encoding CoA transferase subunit A: MSKLVSLEKAMSLVRIGDTITMSGISIHRNPMAFVNILVEYEYEELEFVDREPGVALEVLLKHNVVNRVRVAMSTLEWFGMLPTFRKKVEKGEIELLEDTCGAFIAGIRAGASGLPFMPVKGVIGSDLVKIHEEAGTWRVSKDPFTGEEILLVKAIVPDVAIIHVNRADENGNAEILGPLYEDEYKAKAAKKVIITAEEIVDESYFYGRRPTINSIYVDAVVHTPRGAEPTSMYPLYDADYEAIMKLIGEA; encoded by the coding sequence ATGTCCAAGCTGGTTTCCCTAGAGAAGGCCATGTCCCTTGTTAGGATAGGCGATACGATTACCATGAGCGGAATTTCTATTCACAGAAATCCCATGGCGTTCGTTAACATCCTTGTGGAATACGAGTATGAGGAACTTGAGTTCGTCGATAGGGAGCCTGGGGTAGCGCTAGAGGTATTGTTGAAACATAACGTAGTTAACAGGGTCAGGGTTGCCATGTCTACCCTCGAATGGTTCGGTATGTTGCCAACTTTCAGGAAGAAGGTGGAAAAGGGTGAGATTGAGCTCCTTGAGGATACTTGTGGGGCCTTCATAGCCGGGATCAGGGCAGGTGCTAGTGGGCTTCCCTTCATGCCCGTTAAGGGAGTGATTGGTAGTGATCTAGTCAAGATCCATGAAGAAGCTGGTACTTGGAGGGTTTCAAAGGATCCCTTCACTGGAGAGGAGATTCTTCTGGTAAAGGCCATTGTGCCAGACGTTGCGATAATACATGTTAACAGGGCAGACGAGAATGGGAACGCGGAGATACTAGGTCCACTATACGAGGACGAATACAAGGCCAAGGCAGCTAAGAAGGTTATTATCACAGCGGAAGAGATAGTCGATGAAAGCTACTTTTATGGGAGGAGACCTACGATAAATTCCATTTATGTTGACGCAGTGGTGCATACTCCAAGGGGAGCGGAGCCAACTAGCATGTATCCCCTCTACGACGCCGATTACGAGGCGATAATGAAACTGATAGGTGAGGCTTGA
- a CDS encoding class I SAM-dependent methyltransferase, whose amino-acid sequence MKLAILMDDKDDIAPLWRSISIVTVDGTVERVSASLGRSSALPYADLVVGRDMLRGEISLLSSVYPIVVNGDRIVRFDQIAGKFPELLPGGKTLGVGWCDESHVACLSGSMSGNVVNGLYPFPFREGVFDNVIVYEILDYDVIRESHRVVKRGGKLFLVFRDKVFGGVKPSEALKFLVKFNVISLALRDGFWIVESKKIR is encoded by the coding sequence GTGAAGCTAGCTATCCTCATGGACGATAAGGATGACATTGCTCCCCTATGGAGGTCCATATCCATAGTAACCGTGGACGGTACGGTTGAAAGAGTCAGTGCTAGTCTAGGAAGATCCTCTGCTCTCCCGTATGCAGATCTGGTTGTGGGTCGCGATATGCTCAGGGGGGAGATCAGTCTCCTATCCTCAGTTTATCCCATTGTTGTGAATGGAGACAGAATAGTGAGATTCGATCAAATAGCTGGGAAATTCCCAGAATTGTTACCTGGGGGAAAAACTCTGGGAGTCGGGTGGTGTGATGAGAGTCACGTTGCTTGCTTGTCAGGGTCTATGTCTGGAAACGTAGTGAACGGCCTTTATCCCTTTCCCTTTCGTGAAGGCGTTTTTGACAATGTGATCGTATATGAAATATTAGACTATGATGTAATAAGGGAGTCCCATAGGGTTGTGAAAAGGGGAGGAAAGCTCTTCCTTGTATTCAGGGATAAGGTCTTTGGGGGCGTGAAACCTTCGGAGGCACTTAAATTTCTCGTGAAGTTTAACGTGATATCTCTTGCTCTTAGGGATGGCTTCTGGATCGTGGAGAGCAAGAAGATCAGATAG
- a CDS encoding FAD-binding protein produces the protein MEINNDMELLEILRSARAEGKTVSVIGTGTHSHKTADVVVSTLKMADFEIKGQEVIAQAGSSVTKIREEAMSSDLLFPSLYDGTVGGLLALNEAYPISTGYGTPYMFTQWAKIVTPVGILKWKGLIGSKGLLGGFTEASMKLYPRPHKVVTFTKRVETEELIKLYSQAVGMKPLAFLVEYDNGYRLHVSLAEGELEGLESYEGVPVVEESDKGSYMVKTEDLSSFMKLMEAVKPIYAYYIHGVKWSKVYTSEESELHGWEYFPTADVPSIVKKLKRILDHWSILV, from the coding sequence ATGGAAATCAACAATGACATGGAACTTCTGGAAATCCTTAGAAGCGCTAGGGCCGAGGGTAAAACGGTATCCGTAATAGGAACCGGAACCCATTCTCATAAGACGGCTGACGTAGTGGTGTCCACATTAAAGATGGCAGACTTTGAGATAAAGGGGCAGGAAGTAATTGCTCAGGCTGGGTCCTCTGTTACCAAGATAAGGGAGGAAGCTATGTCCTCTGATCTTCTTTTCCCGTCACTGTATGACGGTACCGTAGGGGGATTGCTTGCCCTGAATGAGGCATATCCAATTTCAACCGGATACGGAACTCCCTACATGTTCACACAATGGGCTAAGATAGTAACCCCTGTGGGAATCTTAAAGTGGAAGGGGTTGATTGGTTCAAAGGGTCTTCTTGGAGGGTTCACCGAGGCCTCGATGAAACTTTACCCCCGCCCACACAAGGTTGTTACGTTCACTAAGAGGGTTGAAACCGAGGAACTTATCAAGTTGTATAGCCAAGCAGTGGGGATGAAACCCCTCGCGTTCCTGGTCGAGTATGATAATGGGTACAGGTTACACGTGTCTTTAGCGGAGGGCGAACTTGAGGGTCTAGAGTCCTATGAGGGGGTTCCCGTGGTTGAGGAGAGTGATAAGGGGAGCTACATGGTGAAGACAGAGGATCTGAGCTCCTTCATGAAACTCATGGAAGCGGTCAAACCAATTTACGCATATTATATACACGGAGTCAAGTGGAGCAAGGTTTATACATCGGAGGAGAGCGAGCTCCACGGATGGGAGTATTTCCCTACTGCGGATGTACCTAGTATTGTGAAGAAGTTAAAGAGAATTCTGGATCACTGGAGTATCCTGGTTTAG
- the trm10 gene encoding tRNA (adenine(9)-N1)-methyltransferase Trm10: protein MILGRALGKQLQESGIDTLYVRGLRRPFLQHTALKLVLYNWGIRRGIFYGRKIVEEYGISFLGGKGTEIATDTPHPQGDKFTFQFPSSPLFVIDFSLWDRHSQDEKRKLVSQVLMIISTLRKYLWDYNLSLNHTTQELEEMLMEVSFFNKVRRNVEPFNAVVLDPYAEREATEDILRSADTFILGGIVDDSGWKYATRELTEIAGYHQPRVKIVLRGSRVGVPDRLNRIVSIVLRVREGQSLEESILAEQSNADKFARLLRDTTLNGDLEGNAQWLRAGDKLRERVKKIISRTQPGSSSSPR from the coding sequence TTGATTCTTGGACGAGCCTTAGGTAAGCAACTGCAGGAATCTGGGATAGATACTCTATACGTTAGGGGTTTGAGAAGGCCATTTCTTCAGCATACCGCTCTAAAACTGGTCCTTTACAACTGGGGAATAAGGCGCGGAATTTTTTACGGAAGAAAGATAGTTGAGGAATACGGTATCTCTTTCCTGGGGGGAAAGGGGACTGAAATTGCCACAGACACGCCCCATCCACAGGGAGATAAGTTCACCTTCCAGTTTCCAAGCTCCCCGCTGTTTGTGATAGACTTCTCGCTTTGGGATAGGCACTCTCAAGACGAAAAGAGAAAGTTGGTGAGCCAGGTCCTTATGATAATCTCCACTCTCAGAAAGTATCTTTGGGATTACAACCTCTCCCTAAATCACACCACGCAGGAATTGGAGGAAATGCTCATGGAGGTTTCCTTCTTTAACAAGGTGAGAAGAAACGTTGAACCCTTTAACGCGGTAGTGCTAGATCCCTATGCTGAGAGGGAGGCGACCGAGGATATCCTGAGGAGTGCAGATACATTCATCTTGGGAGGAATTGTGGACGACTCTGGATGGAAATATGCTACGCGAGAGTTGACGGAGATTGCAGGATATCACCAACCTAGGGTGAAGATCGTACTCCGCGGATCCAGGGTTGGGGTTCCAGATAGGTTAAACAGGATAGTCTCCATAGTACTTAGGGTGAGGGAAGGCCAAAGTCTAGAGGAAAGCATACTGGCTGAGCAGTCGAACGCGGACAAGTTCGCTCGACTTCTGCGTGACACCACCCTAAACGGGGACTTGGAGGGAAACGCCCAGTGGCTCAGGGCTGGAGACAAGCTTAGGGAGAGAGTCAAAAAGATCATTAGTCGAACTCAGCCTGGATCTTCTTCTTCCCCTCGATAA
- a CDS encoding LUD domain-containing protein, whose translation MTWEIAIERTIRNNVPRVYNVLEKYPYILDLAKELRKAKLEVLNNLEMYVEQTVESIKRIGGVPHVVGDSTEAREVISKIIGDRKRVVMGKSMVAFEVGLREHLKSLGKEVWETDLGEFLIQLANEPPSHIIAPAVHMSKERAEELVREALGGLPPNSTHEQIVARVREFLRDKFVNAEVGITGANAIAADTGSIILVENEGNIRFTTVSPPLHIAVAGFEKIVPTLPHAMMEAMVQAAYAGLYPPTYVNLTSGPSSTGDIEMKRVSPAHGPKEFHLVLVDNGRVKASKDPDLREALLCIRCGRCHLHCPVYRAMDGKWGVPPYSGPMGSMWSYVVFGDPKPSLLCTHSGGCKEVCPMKINIPRVLEKIKARAWS comes from the coding sequence ATGACCTGGGAAATCGCCATTGAAAGGACGATAAGGAACAACGTTCCCAGAGTTTACAATGTCTTAGAGAAGTATCCCTACATACTAGATCTTGCAAAGGAGCTGAGGAAGGCCAAGCTTGAGGTCCTGAACAATCTCGAGATGTACGTGGAACAGACGGTCGAGTCTATAAAGAGAATTGGTGGGGTTCCACACGTCGTTGGGGATTCTACGGAGGCGAGAGAGGTCATCTCCAAGATAATTGGGGATAGGAAGAGGGTTGTCATGGGCAAGTCCATGGTGGCCTTCGAAGTTGGATTAAGGGAACATCTCAAGAGCCTAGGAAAGGAGGTGTGGGAAACTGACCTAGGCGAGTTCCTGATACAGCTCGCCAACGAGCCACCCTCTCACATCATAGCCCCTGCGGTTCATATGTCAAAGGAGAGGGCTGAGGAACTGGTTAGAGAGGCGCTCGGTGGTCTTCCTCCCAATTCAACTCACGAACAGATCGTGGCAAGGGTGAGGGAGTTCCTGAGGGACAAGTTCGTCAACGCTGAGGTGGGAATAACGGGAGCAAACGCGATAGCTGCCGATACTGGGTCAATCATCCTCGTGGAAAACGAGGGAAACATAAGGTTTACCACAGTGTCTCCTCCTCTTCATATTGCAGTGGCCGGTTTCGAGAAAATCGTACCTACCCTTCCACACGCTATGATGGAGGCCATGGTCCAAGCTGCATATGCGGGATTATATCCGCCCACCTATGTTAACCTGACCTCTGGACCCAGTTCCACAGGTGATATTGAGATGAAGAGGGTTAGCCCAGCACATGGGCCCAAGGAGTTCCACCTTGTCCTGGTGGATAACGGGAGAGTGAAGGCGTCCAAAGATCCTGACCTGAGGGAGGCCTTACTTTGTATTAGGTGTGGTAGATGCCATCTACACTGCCCCGTGTATAGGGCGATGGATGGAAAATGGGGCGTTCCTCCCTACTCGGGTCCCATGGGCTCCATGTGGTCATATGTCGTGTTCGGCGATCCTAAACCCTCGCTACTCTGCACACACTCTGGGGGATGCAAGGAGGTTTGTCCCATGAAGATAAACATACCGAGGGTTCTAGAGAAGATAAAGGCTCGGGCGTGGAGCTAA
- a CDS encoding AbrB/MazE/SpoVT family DNA-binding domain-containing protein, with translation MAVEDIVKVSRNYQVTIPARIRQKFQIKEGDLVRVVFDENENSVKILPMKQ, from the coding sequence ATGGCAGTAGAAGATATAGTTAAAGTTAGTAGAAACTATCAAGTTACTATACCAGCTAGAATCAGGCAGAAGTTCCAGATAAAGGAGGGAGACCTGGTTAGAGTAGTGTTCGATGAAAATGAAAACTCTGTGAAAATTTTGCCAATGAAGCAGTAA
- a CDS encoding CoA-transferase subunit beta has translation MSPMKVDYVIKAMAELIGYDETVYVGLNSIPALLAAFLARDMMNKEIRIIGVAEADNPKTIQVSPSTGDPFFLDGAPVMITADSFDLAQKGELDVMFLGPAQIDQETNVNLTAIGDYRRPSVKLPGGAATAYLMPLANKLILWNLKHSKNTLVSRVDFVTGTAKYSKNKVFLVTNLAVMKFDREKGKWVVIAVPPWSSEQQIIQNTGFPVEIESLRIVTLYHDEMEYLDMLDPQNLRSALEF, from the coding sequence ATTTCCCCCATGAAGGTAGATTATGTCATAAAGGCCATGGCTGAACTCATTGGCTATGATGAAACTGTTTACGTAGGTCTGAACTCTATTCCTGCGTTGTTAGCGGCATTTCTTGCGAGGGACATGATGAACAAGGAAATAAGAATAATTGGGGTAGCAGAGGCTGACAATCCTAAGACGATTCAGGTATCTCCATCCACAGGTGATCCCTTCTTCTTGGATGGAGCCCCTGTGATGATTACGGCAGATTCCTTTGATCTAGCGCAGAAGGGTGAACTTGACGTTATGTTCCTTGGTCCGGCCCAGATAGATCAGGAGACTAACGTGAACTTGACTGCCATAGGAGATTATAGGAGGCCTTCCGTGAAGCTTCCAGGAGGGGCAGCTACAGCCTATCTTATGCCCCTGGCCAATAAACTGATTCTTTGGAACTTGAAGCACTCCAAAAATACCCTAGTTAGCAGGGTTGATTTCGTAACAGGAACGGCCAAGTACTCCAAAAACAAGGTGTTTCTTGTAACCAATCTCGCGGTAATGAAATTTGATAGGGAGAAAGGAAAATGGGTAGTAATAGCTGTACCGCCGTGGTCATCAGAGCAACAGATTATACAGAATACTGGCTTTCCGGTGGAAATAGAATCCCTCAGAATAGTAACATTGTATCACGATGAAATGGAATACCTTGACATGCTAGACCCACAAAACCTAAGGTCTGCCTTGGAATTCTAA
- a CDS encoding (Fe-S)-binding protein, with protein sequence MESLRSFLKQSLDKYGMPFPVDKRVCSGWARDLPHGGETIIFTSCMYQIEPVVPTLSKFSSMAGALTGALKGLSSFAKLVKPPKEEMERAYTILNNIVNALRRRGINPGYLYEDEPYSGALLLESGLLEDFADHARKVASMLKERGVKRVITVDPHTHNALTRYGEFIPFDVEVVNYLQLVDVDRKIDGEFTIHDSCLYSRFLNLRDRYRELMSKSGIKLNEDFLVTGRETSTCCGGPIALINRDLSESIAEKRAQDLNRLSNKLLVMCPICYVTLSPHFKGEVKDLAEVIL encoded by the coding sequence ATGGAGAGCCTTAGATCCTTTCTCAAGCAAAGCCTGGATAAGTATGGAATGCCCTTCCCCGTGGACAAGAGAGTTTGTTCAGGCTGGGCCAGAGACCTTCCACACGGTGGGGAGACCATAATTTTCACGTCATGTATGTATCAGATTGAACCAGTAGTCCCTACGTTAAGTAAATTTTCTTCCATGGCGGGTGCCCTCACCGGGGCCCTCAAGGGACTCTCATCCTTCGCAAAGCTTGTTAAACCTCCCAAGGAGGAGATGGAGAGGGCGTACACGATCTTAAACAATATCGTGAATGCCCTCAGGAGAAGGGGAATCAACCCTGGGTACCTGTACGAGGATGAGCCCTATAGTGGCGCCCTCCTGTTGGAGTCAGGTCTGCTCGAGGATTTCGCAGATCACGCAAGAAAGGTGGCGTCGATGCTGAAGGAAAGGGGGGTAAAGAGAGTCATCACTGTTGATCCCCACACGCACAACGCCTTGACCAGATATGGCGAGTTCATCCCCTTTGATGTAGAGGTCGTGAACTATCTCCAGCTAGTGGATGTGGATAGGAAAATAGATGGAGAGTTCACGATCCACGACTCATGCCTCTACTCTAGGTTCCTGAACCTTAGGGATAGGTATAGGGAGCTCATGTCTAAGTCCGGGATCAAGTTAAACGAAGACTTCCTTGTAACTGGGAGGGAGACCTCCACGTGCTGTGGTGGTCCCATAGCGCTAATCAACAGGGATCTAAGTGAATCCATAGCGGAGAAGAGAGCTCAGGACCTGAACAGACTGTCTAACAAGCTCCTGGTTATGTGTCCAATCTGTTACGTTACACTCTCACCTCACTTTAAGGGAGAGGTAAAGGACCTTGCTGAGGTGATACTATGA